Sequence from the Fusarium oxysporum Fo47 chromosome VI, complete sequence genome:
ATCAATCAGTTGTTTTCTCCTCAAGTCGATCTCGCTCGAGAGTTGCGATTCGGTCGAGTTGAGGAATGCTTCAGCGAGGATCCTTATTTGTACGTTCTTACCAAATCAAGCTTATGGCTACCTAGTAGTTACTAATTTCCGATTAGAGCTGGAGAAATGGGTTATCGATATGTTAAGGGTCTTCAAGCAGGTGGTGTCTCAGCCATGGTTAAGCACTATGTAGGTCTGCTCAGTCACCATCAATTCGCGTGCTGACATTCAAAGGCTGCTTTTGCAACCCCAGAGCAAGGTATCAACACTGGCCCAGTCCACGGTGGTGAGCGAGAGCTGCGCTCTCTCTACCTCCCTCCCTTCAAGCGAGCCATCATCGATGGAGGTGCAACTTCAATAATGTCCTCCTACAACTCCTACGATGGTGTTCCAGTCGTCTCAGACTCTTACCTCCTCACTGATATCCTTCGAGAAGAGTGGGGTTATAAGTACTACGTTATTTCCGATGCTGGTGGTACTGCTCGTCTCGCTCAGGCCTTTTACGTCTGCCCtctcgaggacgatgagTGCATCACTCTTGAGGTAAGTCGCCCTAAGCTCCTCCCGGATAAATATTGACTTTTGTAGACTCTTCCCGCTGGTAACGATGCTGAGATGGGTGGTGGCTACTGGAGTTTCGAAATCATCCCTGAGCTCGTCAAAGCTGGTAAACTTGACGAAAAGGTCGTCGATACCGCTGTATCTCGTGTTCTTCGCTCCAAGTTCGAGATGGGCCTTTTTGAGAAGCCCTTCACTGGTGTCGCAGATGATAAGATTTGGGATtatgtcaacaccaaggctCACAAGAAGGTTGCACGCCAACTTGATGCTGAGAGTATCGTTCTTCTGGAGAACCATGAGAATATTCTGCCTCTGAAGAAAGACGCCAACGTTGCTGTCATCGGTCCCATGGCCCACGGCTATGTCAATGTGGGTACTTTCTGACTATCTGGTGAACCATCACTAACTCGACAACCAGTACGGTGACTATGTCATCCACACAGCCATGACCCGTGGAGTTACTCCCTACGATGGAATCAAGGCCGCTAGCAAAGGCAAAGTGACTTTCACTCAAGGTTGCGAGCGCTGGTCCACAGACGAGTCTGGCTTCAAAGAGGCTGTCGCCGCCGCCGAGGCCGCTGATGTCGCCGTTGTAGTCGTCGGAACATGGACTCGAGATCAAAACGAGCTATGGGGCGGTTTAAACGCCACTACAGGAGAACATATAGATGCGAGTAACTTGAATCTCATCGGTGCCATGCCCAAGCTCgtcaaggccatcatcgAGACCGGAAAGCCCACCGTTGTGGTGTACAGTTCTGGAAAACCTATCACAGAGCCATGGATATCAGAGGAGGCTTCTGCTCTTATTCAGCAGTTTTATCAGTCTCAGGAAGGCGGTCATGCTCTGGCTGATATTCTGTATGGCGACATCAACCCCTCAGGCAAGCTCTCCGTCAGCTTCCCCTACGATGTCGGCACCACGCCTATCTACTACGACCATCTCAACTCTGCGCGCGCCTGGCCAAACCCTGGTAAGATTTATGAGAACGGTACCCTTAAGTTTGGTAGCAACTACGTCCTTGAGAACCCCGAGGCCCTCTACACATTCGGCTATGGTTTGTCATACAGCAAGTTCGATTTCTCCAAGATCTCCgtctccaagaagaacgTCACTGCGACCGACACTGTCACCGTTTCCGTTGACGTAAGCAACAAGTCCAAGCGCGACGGCTCTGAGGTCGTGCAGCTATATGTCAAGGACATGCTTGCCTCTGTCGATGTTGCGCGATACCAGCTCAAGGGTTTCAAGAAGGTCGccgtcaaggctggcaagaccCAGACCGTCAAGATTgatctcaaggttgaggaCTGGGGTCTATGGAACCGCAAGATGAAGTATGTCGTGGAGCCTGGTGATTTCACTGTCTTTATAGGAAACTCGAGCGAGAACTTCAAAGGCAACGTGACTGTCACAGTTTCATAGATCCGTTTAGATTAAACGCCAATCCCGTAACAGGGCATGTCaatctatttatttattttccCAATTGAGTTGATCATATCCTTGCAGTCATGCAGCGTTGCACAGTCTATTGTGGCGTTGACGTGCCTGGCACCGAGTCATAATTGCTTGCATGACATGTTGACGTATTGCAGCTTGGTGACATTTTGTTGTTGGAGCTCCCCCTGGTACAGTCAATTGACTTAGGAAAGAGTACTTTAGTCCTTTCGAGCAATCAGTAGCATGAGTTAATGAGATTAGTGAGATTCAGGTAAAATAGACTGAGTTAAGCTGCGAATCTTTAAAGACTGTCACCCAATACAGCAGTGAAATAGTCACGAGAGCCACAGATTGGGCTTATCTTATCGTAAACGGTCAGGGATTGCTTTATCCGGCCCCGGCTTTTTTATCATCCGGGCAATGACCAATCAGAAGAGTCTGCGCCCGGAAATGTGGTCATGGGCTACGGGAAGGCGGGCAGCCTCGCTTCTCgttccagcttctcctcgtcgTCCCAGCACACTCGATCCAAATTTGCTTATGGTTAGCTTTTCTACGTCAACACGACTTTTTCTCACAGACAGAGACTCAGCCTTGTAGTGGAGGGCTGCCAACAGTATTCGAGCGTCTTTTTTCCTCCCTGGACGCGCCCAAAAGGCCTGCGCTCCCTCGTACGCTTCGCCCACAACTCCCGTCGATTCGACTGTTCATTCCACCCTCTGTCCGCCATGGCGTCGCAACAAATTCTCTTTGCCGAAACCATAGCGGGTATGAAGAAGGCATTCAAAAGGAAATCATATGGTACGGAAATCTCATTGCGCTTGTCGCGATGGAGGGATTGGCAACTGACCATCCACCCAACAGAATCCGACTCAGACTCCGAGATCGAAAGCTATAGCAATCGCGGCAATAAGCTCAAAAAGCAGGCACGGTTTGCCCGTCAAGGGCAATTGGTCCCAAATAATGGTCCAAGTTCGTATAAAGAGGTTCGTTGTTTTGACAAATCCTCCCAGGCCAATTTCTGACATCTGCTAGTATGTCGAATACGGTGGTGTCCGACGCCCGATCCTATATCGCAATCCCCCATTAGTCGACGAGGAAGGATACGAAATAGAtagcgacgacgaagatgaggagcgcgttcaagaagcagaggccTTAGCGGCAGAGATGAACCCTTACGCCAACATACAAATAGAGAGTAAGTCAACAATCACGCATTTGAGTAGCAGGACTAACAGGAGTAGATATCCTTGCTCCACTTACTGCATCAACCGCGTTACCGACACACCCGACCCTATCGAAGCCCTTCACGTCCAAAACCCTGACTCGACTTGTTGACCAAAGTTGCGACATAATGCGCAAGGAGAACCGGTCTCTGTGGAGAGTCAGACATCTCTTGACAACGCTCTGCGGCGACTACACATGGGTTCCATGCGAAATGATGGTTCGGCCGGCAGATGTTGAGCTCTATACAGACAACCACACGGCGCAACATCTGTTGGCGCTATCCCAGGCGGTATCGGCGCTTCCCAGAATCACCAACGGCGACGTACAACAAGGCAGCGGTGTCGAACAAGGAGATGCTTTACCAGACACAACATTCGATGGCGAGCCCACAGACAAGGACCCAGCAGAGGATGCCGATATAACCATGACGGACGCTGGAACTGCCGACCCAGATGATTCTCTCGTAGAGGATGCCGACGAGAATGCAaaggttgaggctgagaaggacGGTGCTGGAACGGCTTCAAATATGCATAACGGCGAGCAAGTACCAGCTGCACAGACGGATAAAAGAGATTCCAGGGGTGAAGCGACAAACGGGGTCAATGAGCATACAAACGAACAAGGGACGAATGATATGGAGGCGACCAGAGCTGAGGCCACTGCGAAACCTTCAGGTAGCGATGCACATCAACAAACGGAATCGGCTGAGACAATAGGTGCAGATGTGTCCATGATCTCCGACGGGGACGATGACTTCATACATCCCATGTTTCTTGCGCCCTCAGGAGCAAGACCAGATCGGGACATCGGCTTGCCGGACCAAGAAGCGGAAGATATTCGACGATTGCTTGCTCTCTACGTGCAGAAGCAGGAGGAGGTGTGTAGAGGGGCAAAGAGGCTGTTTCTAGGACTCCTCAAAGCCGAACAGATGCGGAAGAATGTACTCCACTGGTCTAAGGCAGAAGCTCATTCAGGGCTTAACCGAGACATGTCGGACGGGGAAGATTGGTACGACAAGGAGGAATGGGGTCTCACAGAAGACCTCAAAAAGGGGcaggacgaagaggaagaagatgtgCAGACAACTGGTAAAAAGACGAGAAACCGACGTCAATAGCTGTTGGTTTCTgtgttcttcttgatggatgatgatgacttaCTTGGCTTGTTCGGTTTTTTGCTTTAGGCGTTTTAAGGCTGGCGTTTGGAATAAACCGCGAGATGGGCCTTGATGCCAACCGCAGTAAGCGTATTGTTACAAGCATCGATAGATATGAATATTGAAGCATATAGTCTAGTTAGGTAGTTAGTGGTCATACCCATGAGATTCGATATCTGCCTGTTCTGGTCCTGGGTGAGCTAATGAGGCTTTCTCTCGGTATAGGTTGAATTCGGCAGATTGGGTTGCTTGCCTCGATTTCTCGGCTGCATTGCAGGGATCTTCTGTTTGGTCAGGTTCCATGATTTGGTTTGTGGATGGTGGATCAAAAAGACGCTGCCTCCAGAGTCCAGGGCTCTCCCCCAGTTGACCCTCTTCTGA
This genomic interval carries:
- a CDS encoding glycoside hydrolase superfamily; amino-acid sequence: MKLSGYLCVAVLAVAGQAAKDKPVYKDPKASIDDRVEDLLKRMTIQDKAAQLIQGDMTNYLNLTDETVNKTGLAWNFKYRANSIWTGLYANMTTIKKAAKLGQDYLAKETELGKCIPAFVQSEGLHGVLILNGTIFNSPIGMGCSFNPELIEKMADVIATESRAVGINQLFSPQVDLARELRFGRVEECFSEDPYLAGEMGYRYVKGLQAGGVSAMVKHYAAFATPEQGINTGPVHGGERELRSLYLPPFKRAIIDGGATSIMSSYNSYDGVPVVSDSYLLTDILREEWGYKYYVISDAGGTARLAQAFYVCPLEDDECITLETLPAGNDAEMGGGYWSFEIIPELVKAGKLDEKVVDTAVSRVLRSKFEMGLFEKPFTGVADDKIWDYVNTKAHKKVARQLDAESIVLLENHENILPLKKDANVAVIGPMAHGYVNYGDYVIHTAMTRGVTPYDGIKAASKGKVTFTQGCERWSTDESGFKEAVAAAEAADVAVVVVGTWTRDQNELWGGLNATTGEHIDASNLNLIGAMPKLVKAIIETGKPTVVVYSSGKPITEPWISEEASALIQQFYQSQEGGHALADILYGDINPSGKLSVSFPYDVGTTPIYYDHLNSARAWPNPGKIYENGTLKFGSNYVLENPEALYTFGYGLSYSKFDFSKISVSKKNVTATDTVTVSVDVSNKSKRDGSEVVQLYVKDMLASVDVARYQLKGFKKVAVKAGKTQTVKIDLKVEDWGLWNRKMKYVVEPGDFTVFIGNSSENFKGNVTVTVS
- a CDS encoding RXT2-like protein, whose translation is MASQQILFAETIAGMKKAFKRKSYESDSDSEIESYSNRGNKLKKQARFARQGQLVPNNGPSSYKEYVEYGGVRRPILYRNPPLVDEEGYEIDSDDEDEERVQEAEALAAEMNPYANIQIENILAPLTASTALPTHPTLSKPFTSKTLTRLVDQSCDIMRKENRSLWRVRHLLTTLCGDYTWVPCEMMVRPADVELYTDNHTAQHLLALSQAVSALPRITNGDVQQGSGVEQGDALPDTTFDGEPTDKDPAEDADITMTDAGTADPDDSLVEDADENAKVEAEKDGAGTASNMHNGEQVPAAQTDKRDSRGEATNGVNEHTNEQGTNDMEATRAEATAKPSGSDAHQQTESAETIGADVSMISDGDDDFIHPMFLAPSGARPDRDIGLPDQEAEDIRRLLALYVQKQEEVCRGAKRLFLGLLKAEQMRKNVLHWSKAEAHSGLNRDMSDGEDWYDKEEWGLTEDLKKGQDEEEEDVQTTGKKTRNRRQ